From the genome of Orcinus orca chromosome 5, mOrcOrc1.1, whole genome shotgun sequence, one region includes:
- the LOC101279140 gene encoding chromodomain Y-like protein, which produces MASEELYEVERIVDKRKNKKGKTEYLVRWKGYDSEDDTWEPEQNLVNCEEYIHDFNRCHTEKQREGPFTRANRASPNNARKQISRSTNSGFSKASPESLVVGKEQEPKASPLFAASQKFRKDPAPSLLNRKNMDLAKSGIKILVPKSPIKSRSAVDGFQSESPEKLDPVEQGQEDTVVPEVAAKKPVGALLGPVAECAQMGSRPLIHPLVPQVSGPVTAAMATGLAVNGKGSSPFMDVLTANGMTSLQTSVTGVTAGKRKFIDDRQNQPFDKRLRFSVRQPESAYRYRDIVVRKQDGFTHILLFTKSSENNSLNPEVMKEVQSALSTAAADDSKLVLFSAVGSVFCCGLDFIYFIRRLTNDWKRESTKMAEAIRNFVNTFIQFKKLIIVAVNGPAIGLGASILALCDVVWANEKAWFQTPYTAFGQSPDGCSTVMFPKIMGGASANEMLLSGRKLTAQEACGKGLVSQVFCPGTFTQEVMVRVKELASCNPVVLEESKALVRCNMKLELEQANERECKVLKKIWGSAQGMDSMFKYLQWKIDEF; this is translated from the coding sequence ATGGCCTCCGAGGAGCTGTACGAGGTTGAAAGAATCGTTgacaaaaggaagaacaaaaaagggAAGACAGAATATTTGGTCCGGTGGAAGGGCTACGACAGCGAGGACGACACCTGGGAACCAGAGCAGAACCTGGTAAACTGCGAGGAGTACATCCACGACTTCAATAGGTGCCACACCGAGAAGCAGAGGGAGGGCCCCTTCACCAGGGCCAACCGGGCCTCCCCGAACAACGCTAGGAAGCAGATTTCCAGGTCCACCAACAGCGGCTTTTCCAAGGCCTCTCCTGAATCGCTAGTGGTTGGCAAAGAGCAGGAGCCCAAGGCCAGCCCGCTGTTTGCCGCCAGCCAGAAGTTCAGGAAGGACCCAGCCCCGTCCCTCTTGAACCGGAAGAACATGGACCTGGCCAAGTCAGGTATAAAGATCCTCGTGCCCAAGAGCCCCATCAAGAGCAGGAGCGCGGTGGACGGCTTTCAGAGCGAGAGCCCCGAGAAACTGGACCCCGTCGAGCAGGGGCAGGAGGACACGGTGGTGCCGGAGGTGGCGGCCAAAAAGCCGGTAGGAGCTCTGCTGGGCCCCGTTGCCGAGTGTGCGCAGATGGGGAGCCGGCCCCTGATACACCCGCTGGTGCCACAGGTGTCCGGCCCTGTGACCGCGGCTATGGCCACGGGGCTAGCCGTGAACGGGAAAGGTTCCTCCCCATTCATGGACGTGCTGACGGCCAACGGGATGACCAGCCTGCAGACGTCAGTCACGGGCGTGACGGCCGGGAAGAGGAAATTCATCGATGACAGACAAAACCAGCCCTTCGACAAGCGACTGCGTTTCAGCGTGAGGCAGCCGGAAAGCGCCTACAGGTACAGGGACATCGTCGTCCGGAAGCAGGACGGCTTCACCCACATCCTGCTGTTCACGAAGTCATCCGAGAACAACTCTCTCAACCCAGAGGTGATGAAGGAAGTGCAGAGCGCCCTGAGCACGGCCGCTGCCGACGACAGCAAGCTGGTGCTGTTCAGCGCCGTGGGCAGCGTCTTCTGCTGCGGCCTTGACTTCATCTACTTCATTCGGCGCCTGACCAACGACTGGAAGAGAGAAAGCACGAAGATGGCCGAGGCCATCAGAAACTTTGTGAATACTTTCATTCAGTTTAAGAAGCTTATTATTGTAGCCGTAAACGGCCCAGCCATTGGACTAGGAGCGTCCATCCTGGCTCTCTGTGACGTGGTTTGGGCCAATGAGAAGGCTTGGTTCCAAACACCCTACACTGCCTTTGGACAGAGTCCAGATGGCTGTTCCACCGTGATGTTTCCCAAGATTATGGGAGGAGCATCTGCGAATGAAATGCTGCTCAGCGGACGGAAGCTGACGGCGCAGGAGGCGTGCGGCAAGGGCCTGGTCTCCCAGGTGTTCTGCCCCGGGACCTTCACCCAGGAAGTCATGGTCCGCGTTAAGGAGCTCGCCTCCTGTAACCCGGTCGTGCTCGAGGAATCCAAGGCCCTGGTGCGCTGCAACATgaagctggagctggagcaggcCAACGAGCGAGAGTGCAAGGTGCTGAAGAAGATCTGGGGCTCGGCCCAGGGCATGGACTCCATGTTCAAGTACCTGCAGTGGAAGATCGACGAGTTCTGA